In Oncorhynchus gorbuscha isolate QuinsamMale2020 ecotype Even-year linkage group LG02, OgorEven_v1.0, whole genome shotgun sequence, a single genomic region encodes these proteins:
- the LOC124005896 gene encoding NHS-like protein 2, translating to MEHRALMYTSQPWKGPKGSTFTPNWDTPSCRPTVITPCPDVVKSPCQHAANICHPSEVPVTSQSQQIGPHASTSSGFSATANTASRKGEKECNIVIPIQNEETALPAYNPGFRGRSFSAATASHPVPPRRRCDSYVHLCPDNGSEDTSRGDASQLSPDLSPDHGGPRSRSRSIILRKTKRRPAPPTRSVSLRRESATKLRDNRTKSLYIDRDPAPHDSFLPDLILISTPRTEEVLCLEQSPAQPVQARVGPPVNDIGQLHEVRSIEPCCLMSSSGPAMVAPVNEGRKASSRSESVRPLPPLQRPQSLTCKQSPFQQPASVSPSSGQSSSQCETRSPPVLTSAITGPSPLGCRMRPKSATSPTSPRSSRLRLSLELPGVVPLPDPAVIKPKATRRHSESSGSSGTTRPRQRLSSSMMVMPVVTQEDLSNVRLRSVSSSDSDKGLEGSPEVIREEELEQELELESCPLVHHSPKAKPPVAAKPPAHKWPPIHLVKSSSVSTNFSETVPASPRESQGDMYMVEMRPKPKRSHQLPRVASDGVMVERQQAVDRQQYDDPHPPPASCHSENRDVRRTSPTRTSFLLAELDRKKKMVPPPVAKKPDVLFMSSISSLGQKSNRSHVWSGPSGAYQSPASAYQSPASAYQSPASAYPSPASDYQSPATAYQSPATAYQSPTTAYQSPASDYQSPASDYQSPATAYQSPASAYQSPTTAYQSPASAYQSPATAYQSPASAYQSPASAYQSPASAYQSPATAYQSPATAYQSPASAYQSPASAYQSPATAYQSPATAYQSPASAYQSPASAYQSPATAYQSPATAYQSPASAYQSPATAYQSPATAYQSPASAYRDKDFTGEDLNHHSIRDGFVLVENCEERRAMSQMRTLCLGEEEEEELEHNSQSTTEDLFTIIHRSKKKLLGRKETADSRQGYGSPIKGIQGVVQKSSSKNDNFMAFLQRRRSNKPNSGERLSAAELLKSTKPLVGQP from the exons ATGGAGCACAGGGCCCTGATGTATACCAGTCAACCCTGGAAGGGGCCCAAGGGCTCCACCTTCACCCCCAACTGGGACACCCCATCATGCCGACCAACCGTCATAACCCCTTGCCCTGATGTGGTAAAGTCCCCGTGTCAACATGCTGCCAACATATGTCACCCTTCAGAAGTCCCTGTGACCTCCCAGTCCCAGCAGATTGGCCCCCACGCCTCAACATCCTCTGGGTTTTCTGCCACTGCCAACACTGCCAGTAGAAAAGGTGAAAAGGAGTGTAATATAGTCATCCCCATTCAAAATGAGGAGACGGCCCTGCCAGCATACAACCCTGGGTTTCGCGGACGCTCCTTCTCTGCAGCCACTGCCTCACACCCAGTCCCACCCAGACGCAGATGTGACAGCTACGTCCACCTATGCCCCGACAACGGCTCAGAGGACACTAGCAGAGGCGACGCCTCCCAGTTGAgcccagacctctcccctgatCACGGTGGTCCACGGTCGCGGTCCCGCAGCATCATCCTGAGGAAGACAAAGAGGAGGCCGGCGCCGCCAACCCGTAGCGTGTCCCTCAGGAGAGAATCTGCCACCAAGCTCAGAGACAACAGGACTAAGAGCCTTTATATCGACAGGGACCCTGCCCCCCATGACTCCTTCCTGCCTGACCTCATCCTCATCTCCACACCGAGGACAGAGGAGGTGCTGTGCCTGGAGCAGTCCCCTGCTCAGCCTGTACAGGCCCGGGTTGGGCCACCAGTCAACGACATTGGGCAGCTACATGAAGTAAGGTCTATTGAGCCCTGCTGTCTCATGTCAAGCTCAGGTCCTGCTATGGTTGCACCTGTAAATGAGGGAAGAAAAGCCTCCAGCAGGTCAGAATCGGTCAGACCCCTTCCCCCCTTGCAACGCCCGCAGTCTCTAACTTGTAAGCAGTCCCCCTTCCAACaacctgcctcagtctctccctccagtgGCCAGTCCAGCTCTCAGTGTGAGACTCGTTCCCCTCCTGTCCTCACATCTGCCATCACGGGACCCTCCCCCTTGGGCTGCAGGATGCGCCCCAAGTCCGCCACCTCGCCCACCTCCCCCAGATCCAGCAGGCTGCGGCTATCCTTGGAGTTGCCAGGGGTCGTTCCTCTCCCGGACCCGGCAGTGATCAAACCCAAAGCCACCCGGCGACACTCAGAGTCCTCTGGGTCGTCTGGCACCACCAGACCCAGACAGAGGCTGAGCTCCAGCATGATGGTGATGCCTGTGGTGACCCAGGAGGATCTCAGCAATGTGCGTTTGCGTTCCGTCAGCAGCTCAGACTCTGACAAAGGCCTGGAGGGCTCACCTGAAGTCATCAGGGAGGAGGAGCTGGAACAGGAGCTGGAGCTGGAGAGCTGCCCACTGGTCCACCACAGTCCTAAAGCTAAACCACCTGTTGCTGCTAAGCCACCTGCACACAAATGGCCACCGATACATTTGGTAAAGTCTTCCTCAGTCTCTACTAATTTCTCAGAGACCGTTCCAGCCTCAccaagagagagccagggggacATGTATATGGTGGAAATGAGACCAAAACCTAAAAGGTCGCACCAGCTTCCTCGTGTTGCCAGTGATGGGGTTATGGTTGAGAGGCAGCAAGCTGTAGACAGGCAACAATATGATGACCCACACCCACCACCCGCCTCCTGCCATTCAGAGAACAGGGATGTGAGAAGGACCTCTCCCACCAGGACCTCATTTCTCCTAGCTGAACTGGATAGGAAGAAGAAGATGGTTCCCCCTCCAGTCGCAAAGAAACCGGATGTCCTCTTCATGTCCTCCATCAGCTCACTGGGACAGAAGAGTAATAGGAGCCATGTCTGGTCTGGGCCCAGTGGTGCTTACCAGTCTCCTGCCAGTGCATACCAGTCTCCTGCCAGTGCATATCAGTCTCCTGCCAGTGCATACCCATCTCCTGCCAGTGATTACCAGTCTCCTGCCACTGCATACCAGTCTCCTGCCACTGCATACCAGTCTCCTACCACTGCATACCAGTCTCCTGCCAGTGATTACCAGTCTCCTGCCAGTGATTACCAGTCTCCTGCCACTGCATACCAGTCTCCTGCCAGTGCATACCAGTCTCCTACCACTGCATACCAGTCTCCTGCCAGTGCATACCAGTCTCCTGCCACTGCATACCAGTCTCCTGCCAGTGCATACCAGTCTCCTGCCAGTGCATACCAGTCTCCTGCCAGTGCTTACCAGTCTCCTGCCACTGCATACCAGTCTCCTGCCACTGCATACCAGTCTCCTGCCAGTGCATACCAGTCTCCTGCCAGTGCATACCAGTCTCCTGCCACTGCATACCAGTCTCCTGCCACTGCATACCAGTCTCCTGCCAGTGCATACCAGTCTCCTGCCAGTGCATACCAGTCTCCTGCCACTGCATACCAGTCTCCTGCCACTGCATACCAGTCTCCTGCCAGTGCATACCAGTCTCCTGCCACTGCATACCAGTCTCCTGCCACTGCATACCAGTCTCCTGCCAGTGCATACCGAGACAAAGACTTTACTGGAGAAGATCTCAACCATCACAGTATAAGAGATG GGTTCGTCCTAGTTGAGAACTGTGAAGAGAGGAGGGCAATGTCTCAGATGAGAACACTGTGCCtcggggaggaagaggaggaagagttgGAGCACAACTCACAGTCAACTACTGAGGACCTATTCACCATCATACACAG GTCCAAGAAGAAACTCCTGGGTCGCAAAGAAACAGCTGACAGCAGGCAAGGTTACGGATCCCCCATTAAAGGCATCCAGGGGGTTGTCCAGAAGTCAAGCTCAAAAAATGACAACTTCATGGCTTTTCTGCAGAGGCGGAGGAGCAATAAACCCAACTCTGGGGAGAGACTATCAGCCGCTGAACTGCTGAAGAGTACCAAACCACTGGTCGGTCAGCCATAG